The DNA sequence AGCAATATCCTCTACGCACACCCTCAgtgaggggggggagggggggaggtgaAGATAAATTGAAGACGATGGGAATATAAGGggaaagagataaaaaaaacgccaccAGAAAGCTTACGTTAAATACAAATTTGGCTGATTGAGTGGATTCGGGGTATGCGAGGCTGGAAATGTACTGCGCCTCGGAAATTGCCCCGGTGCAACTATGCTCGGGGCCCAATTACCAGCCCGCACACGACTTGCACTTACTTAGCTTATCGCTGACGAACTTCCTACTCGTCCCCGTGCTATGCATTGGGGCGTGAGTGGCTCATTAAGAATTTATTATGCAATCGCTGATGAAGGTATAATCCAAAGATTGAGCGCTTAAGAGATTGACTGGCGGGTTTTTTAAGTGTGTGGGCTGCCGAGCTATATCTTTTGCGTTCTCATTACCATGTGGTAGGTGCTAGGTGAGAAAGAACAATGTCGCATTCCCATTCTGCCACACACTCAGGATAATTTGGTGCCACGTGCACCGGTGTTCGGGTTTctgcagggttttttttgtccacTCAGATCCAGCTCAGATCTTAGGTGAATCGACCTTTACAGTTAGAAACAGCTGTTAAATGAAAGGCGAAACTTCAATATTGATAAATAGTAAAAGGTTTGATTGTAATCGAGCTGCTCATTTTCACCGAAAAGAGTGAGGTATAAAAGACTCAATTTTGTTATGAGCCAATGAGGGACAAAAAATCTTTCTTCTTTATCTGAGACAGCTGTGCCACTACTTCCCCCTACTATTGTTCCTACCTCAAGCAATAAAACGGCAATATGAACTTCGGGAAAGTATGCCCCATCTTGCATAAATaactttattaaatatttcaacGAATATTTGTGTGatgtacattttattttagccggtctcgtggtatagtcgtcaactcatacgacttaacaacatgcccgtcatgaatTCAAGCCcaaaatagaccgtgccgccatacgtaggactgactatcctgctacacAGGGttatccaaaagtcactgaaagccaacccgaCAAGTGGTACAgataggccttgaccgacaacggttgttgagccaaaaagaagaagaagacattttatacttaatgtatattttatatttgtatattgtatttgatgtatattttacaCTAAACTGCGACTAACTTTAGGCTGTTTATACTGGTTCTCGCACAGCTTGACACGTTTTACCTTGTCTTATGTTTTAtctagtttttattttgttgagtATGGGCATGCTCCAATCCAATAACAACGTTGGCCATGAAATTGAGCAGCCACTTCATCCGGTTTACTCCTACGGTCACTATTTTTTTTGGTAGCCACCTGAACAAAGAATCATTGTTtggcaaacatttttaaaacaaaagctGTGCGAGTGTGTAATCTGAAGTGATATTGTATCATGCCCCGAGAGGAGAGCGAAGAAAGTATGGTTTTGAAATAGTAATCTCATAAAAATACCCGTATTACATCCGACATGATCATAAGCGTGTTCAAGGTAGTTACAACAaagcataataaaaaaaaacgaaaacagcaaaaaaagaaggtaatACATTTATTAGTGCTATGGTTTGCTGTAACATGCAAGACCCATACGGTAGACGACACTAGCCGACAACGAGGCAAGCACACGGCAATCGTGATCGAAACATTGTGGCgaatccaacaacaacaaaatccaacaaacaaaccccctttttgtccCCTTGTTGCTATTTCCCCCACATACTGCCGGTGCTCGCGCTAAGTAAATAAAGCTGTATCCATTTGCACTACCTATCCCATGCTACCATCACGCAATAGGCACGTACTGTATGACAGCGCGATGATGTACCATTTTCCGCAATCCGGACTCCGAATTCCGGTGCTGAAATCTCCCACGCACTTTACGGACTTCCAGCCTGCGCATCGTGGAAGCAAACAGAGCCCACGGCTCCCGAGGCACTTTGGGCGATTGCAAATCGACATTAATGTGCAATAAAAGTCTGCAGTGATGTTGTGCTATGTGTGCTACACCCACCAGTCTGTTTGCTTCATTCGGTTGATAGGTCGCTAGACCGGACGTTCATCGTCCGGTTCAGCAGATTGCATACAACGGTGGAACCATCAAATGGAACCGTACGGTATATTGAACTAGTGACGCGTATTTTGCAACTGCCGGATGGAAGGAATACACAAAATCGAAGTTCCCGACGGTATTAAAAGCTGTATGGTTGTTTTCGATCGTTATGTGAAAATACGGAATTGGTTACAATAATAGTCAATGTAGTTTAAAGTTCAATGAAAGAGATGTTTAGCTTGATCATACAGAACTGGTTGATTTACCCTTTTTCGCCTAACCTGTTCTCACCTTCGTACCTTCGAATCTTTATCCACTTGTTATGGATCACAATACATGAGGATAGATTGTTAACATATAACATGTTAACAATATATAACATATCCTTACATATTCTCTTATCAATCAAATAACTGCTGTATTCTATCCTCATAAACCAAATGCGTTGCGTGACGTTGAATAAATGGTGAGCTGCAGATGAAAAATGTGTAGCTACTGCTAAAACTAAACTTTTTTGAAAACGATCCAAACGTATTTGAAAACAATTCGAACGTATTTGATTCCGTATTTGATTTGACAATGATCCGAGCGTATTTTGACACCGGTTCATTCTcatggattgcgatccataACAAGTGGATAAAGATTCGAAGGAAAGTGGTAACAAGTGTAACACATTATATTGCTCGTTCGGAGAACAAGATTGTAGCTATCAAATTTCCTCCACtagattgtgttttttttaatgacgTAGCTCTTTAAAGCAAATATATAACCTTCAAGCATAAGGCTGAAAGTTCAAAGGTCGCAGCAGAAATCAACAGCGTGCATCGGCATGTAGCAACAACTAGCAAAACGCGTCTTTTCCAAAGCGAATGTCTACATTAGAAATCTTTCATCAAACACGACGAACTTTCGCTAATGCCATCGCAAACTGTCGTTCGCTGTCGAGCATCGATTTCACGCTGTCTACGTGGGCGTCGGCACCGATTACTTGACTATTCAGTTGTGAGCTACCCGCACATCTGCGTAGCATGGGAACTTGTGCCACGATTATTGTAAGCACAAGGTTCTTGGTTAAGAAGTTGCACAATGCTTCTTAAAAATAACGGAGCCTCGAGAGCTTCCGTAAGGAATCAAAAGTGCCAGAACTTCATGAAGTGGAAGAGGCGGTTGGTTGTTTACTGTGGCCCATCATGCCGTGGAACGTTGCGGAACACAAAATGCATGGAAATCTACAGGCTATCCACATAAAGAGTCCCTTGGAATGCTGGCGTTCCCGGCGGAACCTTCGTCACAGAAACGCCGTCGGAAGAACAAAGGAGGCCGCATCAGCAATACGTTAAAGCGCGCACACCATTCCAACCTTTCCCCAAGGAGGATGGGAGAGCTGGCTGAGACGGGATGGTTTAagcattttcatttcctttacGTCTCAGTCCAATGCCCAATCCCGATGTGCCCCGTGCCCAACTCTCCCGAGCGATGAAAAGGAAACGGCAGGAAAGAAATCATTTGTATCCGACGTCTTAGGTGAAAAGTGGTATCACGGAGCCTccatgggtttttttttcgatggaaAAAACAGCCTACCATTAGCCATACTGGCAAGCACCGTACCGACAATAACGTCTGACGAAACCTGACGTCCTGAAGTCAAGATGTGAATCGAGAATTGGCAGCTGGTGGAGAGTAAAAGAAAGaggataacaaaaaaaaaacatttgtcAGCTCGTCAGCGGAGGTGTCAGATTTTGGTTGATGCCATTTTTCCTCTAGTTATTACGGAGGCTGTAACGTGTGCTCGCAATGTGCTTCCGGTTTCCGGTTCTGGCTGTGTCGGTGTCCActtgaatagaaaaaaaaacaacaacttgcGCTCGTTTAAGTTTGGCGTCGATATTTATTGGGAATTTTGGCGTATGCTCCCGTCGCGATGGATGTAGTAGCGAGCAGTGAGTGATTTACAGTCGGAGTTGGATAGCTCggctttctttatttttttttattttttcaattcgACGCTAACGCAGCGCAGGTGGCTAGATGGTAAATGGTACAAAAGCATTCCTGTCGGGGCGTCAGATGGATGCACACTGTCGATTAACCAAACAGTGTTTTGCTGTTCTTCCGGTTTGGCAGAGAGCAATTCAGTATCAGCGTTGGAGAGCCGTTTCATTTGCTCCCAGGCTGTGTGCTGTATCCAAGCGACAACATGAAAGCCCACGCTGGCTTCTTGCTCCACTGCAGGAAATTGAACTCCGGCACAACAGCTGTTCGGTTGATTCAACATCCCGTGAGGAAAGGgcaaagagggggggggggggggtgggtggCATTAGCTCAAAGCTAGTCCGATTTACCTCACGGCGGATATCCGCTGGCTGGAAGGGTTGGGGCCGAACGGATGTAAACAGTGTTGCCATGTaaacggaaaaaaaaccctttaatTTATGTAGGCAGCGTTTGCATTTGCCGCACAGCTAATCGTGCGCCTGGATGTATGCATCCCGCCCATCACAGATTGCTTTATTAACCGTGATAGTAAACGTCAGTGTGTTTTGGCCCACACAACCAGCCAGGCGTCTGTGGGTTGGGTTTACCTTCCGATTACTAGACACTTGACATTGTACCTTCCTTCATCAGACGGTAGAATTATCCCTTGTCACTGACACACAACGTAATGTTCCCGAGCTTCACATCTTCTTCCccatcttcttcctcttccttcacAGCCGTCTCGGTGTCGGTGGCGGTCTGGACGTTGGTGGCGATCTCGCTTGAGCGCTACTTTGCCATCTGTCGGCCACTGTCCTCCCGCCGGTGGCAGACCCAATTTCATGCCTACAAAATGATCGGCCTGGTGTGGACGGTCAGCTTTCTCGCGAACTCACCGCTCGGGTACGTGCAGCGGCTGCTGCCGGTCGGCCGCAGCACCGGCCAGATGAAGTGCCGGGAAGAGTGGCCCAGCCCGGCCTGGGAAAAGGCGTACGTGCTGTTTCACGACGTCGGGCTGCTGTTTCTGCCCCTGCTCACCATGGGCTTCGCCTACTCGATGATCGTCTCGAAGCTGTGGCGCGGACTCCGGCACGAGATCAAACATTCTTCGCTGTACCAGCAGACGAGCCGGCAGCACGGTACGGGCGGTCAGGGCGGCAGCGTCGGGGGAGCTCCCACCGGTGCCGCGGCTGGCAGTGTGGGGACTGCCAGTGGGGAGCAGCACTGCACGGGCGATAAGGGCAAGCCACCGAAGCCGGCCGGTGGTAAGCGGCACGAGCCGGGGTTCGTGCTAACGTCCAGCCTGAAGAAGGCACCGTTCAAATCGTCTACAGCGGTCGTTAACTttgccagcaacaacaacacgatcAACAAGAGCAACTTCAGCGGTGCTGGAAGCGGCAGCTCGAGCAATGGTGCCGGTAGCAGCGGCTCTAGCAATGGTAGCAACGGTGGTGGATGCAACGGTTCCGGGGCGGACCTGCGAACGCACTACTGTGGTGGTGCCGGATGCGAAACCAGGCCCGGAAGACTTCGAGGTTTTCGCCATTTCTTCGCCAAGGTAAGGACGGGTATGGAGAGTTGAGTGTtgcgagggggaggggggggggtgatgtTGATGGGCGTTACGAGCCTGCCCGAGTTAAATAATAGTTGGAAAGCACTATTTACGAGACGAAGCACGCATTCCGAAGGTGCCAAGATAGACGAGAGCGTCATCGTGAAAGTTTGCTCTGCTCGGCAGAAACTTGCTGCCGCAGGCGGAGTAGGCCGCCTATCAGCTATTAATGCTTGTTACGGGAGCACAAGTTTGGAGATAACTTTATTTCAATCAGCGCACACCAGCAGCTAGTAGACGCGAACTCAATGGGCCCGCTTGTAAAGTTTGCGCCGAAGCTGACTCACTCTTCCGTATGGGAAGGGTTGCCAGCTGCTGGAGCAAATAGCTTTCGGGTGTGCTAAGAAGCCATCTTTACACACCGatcatcatacacacacacacacatacacacatacacgaaacTCACTGTATCACTGtctccagcagcaccaccagcacgtGGGACTCTGTCGGAATCAGCGCTACCAGCGCAACAGCACCACCGCTGCGCCGGAAGGTCTGCCTGAGCTGGCCGAGACGAAGTTCGACGAAAGTGCGTCGGTCGGGCAGCAGCACCCGTACCTCCACTGCCACTGTCATCATGCGCACGGATAtaatcatcaccatcaccggcTGCCGACCAGCACCATCGTGAAGAGTACACAGCAGGACGCCAAGCATGAGATCGTGCTCGGTACGGGCGAACCAGGACCGGGGCTCGAACCAGCCGGTGACGCAGTGCTGCTTCCTGGCGCACCGGCGGGTAGTGCTGCCACCGCACCGGAAACCGGCCAGGGGGACTGTGATCCGTCCGCTCTCAACCCGGATCCGGCCTATCAGTTCTCCCGGCATGCGATCCGCTCCACCTACATGGACAAGAGTATCGAGGCTAAGAAGAAGGTAAGTCGCCCACGGCCCCTTGCCCGATAAAATCAATATGTGCAGCAAACTCGCCGCCCTGCTCCAATTTGTTGGTACCGTGTCGCTGAGAGCGTTTTCGAAcagcccagcagcagcgcatgTGAACCACCGTATCGCTGCGAAGTCCTTCAGCAACAGCTGGGAGAGGGCGAAGCAGACCCTGGGAAAGGTTCATTTGTCAACTTCAGCTCGGAACAATGTTACCAAACTCAAGCAAGAACgcacgagtgtgtgtgtatgtgtgtactaATACTCATTGGTCGATGGTAGATGCCTTGAGGTTACATTCCAGTTGTGTTGGTAcacgaaccacacacacacacacacacacacacacacacacacacacagagagatagaaagatcTGGTTAGTATCATCATTAAAGGAATGTTTTGTCTTCCTCTCCTTCTCGTCCTCGCCGGCCGCATCTGTATTACATTCCGGTTGTTTCATCTATTGAACACGACAAATCAATCGATGGGCCCTTCGCCTCTGCACACCACGCCGCTGCAGGTCATACGGATGCTGTTCGTGATAATCGTCGAGTTCTTTGTTTGTTGGGCACCGCTACACATTCTCAACACGGTAGGTGAATTAATTTTCAATCTCAGTCTCACACTCACGCGTAGTCCAACACTCCGCTGGCGCCATTTTGCACACACTTGTCGTACGACCGCTAATGAGCGTTTCGGGGGTCTGCCTGAAGCGTCTGAGGCAAATTGAATTACCGCTCCGCTTCCGACAACATTACCAccattccacacacacatacaacctTATAAACGGTGGTGCTTGGCAGCGTTATGTCCGCTTGACATTCCAACAGCggcgtgctgctgctcacCAGACAGGATGGGAAACTCAATCAACCAAACAGAACGGTTTCCCCTGGCTAGAACCGGGCCGTGCGTAACGACCGGTTGAAATGTTGCCTTTTCTGGTAAATAAATTTGATCAATGTTTTATGCATCATTCGCTTCATTTCGCCTACCGATGGTTCAAATATATGCGGAAGCTACGCGGGTCGCTCTGGTACGCTTcggtggttttttgtttttttgcaaaaaaaaaagttcctttCTAACACCGACCTGACGAACGCTTTTATCGTCCCCACCCACGACAAACCATAGCACTTTTATGAGGTATCAGAAACCAGAAACCGTGCTCCAGCCTGGGAGAAATGAATTGATGTAACAcgctcccccccctcccccctccccaacCCCGTCACGGCTTAGTCATTGGTAAGCTAGCGAGCGGGGACCGTAAAATGACACCCTTAGGACGCGTCGGGTCCCCGAACAGTCACCGGGGTGTGCCCTCGGGTTTTGCTGATTCGGCAAGATTGATCGAATATACTTGTTGAGtgcaatatttcataaatactTCATTGCAGTGATTTCGCCAGCCCGGGGAACCTCCAGAAATCGTCCGCCTTTAAGGTCTAAGCTTACGGTTCCGGCGAAGGGGCAGAAACTGCGAATTGCTGTTATTTATTGTTACTTTTATTGTTTCCTGCTACATTGCCGCTACCGcacttttcctccctttccctGCAGTCGCGAAGCGCTAAAGGATGATTGACTTTTCTACCCCATCTTGGGTGAGGCGGGAAAGAAGAAACTGGGCGGGGAAACAAATGTAGCAGGCAATCTTAAAATGAAGCTTTTCCGTCAAAGAGGCGTGCCGCTTTGGCCCGTCAGGAAGGTGTGGAAATGGAATACGTGCACTCGTGCCGGAGCACGGGCAGCGACTATAAATCCTTCCCACACGTATGATAGCGCTTCCGGTATTTGCCAGATATTTTAGGTTTCTGCCTCAAACTTTTCGTTCGATGCAGGTCGTAAAGAGTGTGCACGGTatgcgaacaaaaaaatattcgcAAAACGATGAGGCTGGCATCATAGTTAGCAGAACACTTGCTCCAGGAAGCTGTTAATGGTTGCGGTGTACACGGTGGAAGCCTGCCGATGTCTATATTCTTACGCAGTCCTATTTTCTTCCTTCATCCATCCGTCCAGGTATATCTGTACTCGCCGACCTTCGTCTACCAGTACGTGAACAGCAGCGGTATTGCCCTGGTGCAGCTGATGGCGTACATCAGCTCCTGCTGCAATCCTATCACGTACTGCTTCATGAACCGACGCTTCCGGCAGGCATTCCTCGGCGTCTTCAGCTGCTACCGCAAACGGTAAGTAGGCAGGTGTTGACGCTTTGCCGCTGACAGTGCCGCTCGCCCGTCAACAGCCTAGCGCAACTTCGGATTAGTACACCTTGCTCAGAACATGCCACtgatacacatacacacatacactcatacATATCTACTAATGCGTCTATACACAAGCGCGCTAGGATACTTGCACATAGACACATTCAAACATTACGCACCCTACTCTCGGCATGCCTTCTCTTCCCTTTGTTCCTGTATTCCTGCCCACCCTCACAGTCTCCGCGGGCCGCCTAGAGGACCGATTTCTTGATGTTTCTGACTGTTCTGCCGACGTTTCGCTCTGTTTTCCCATGTTTGCTGATTCCCACTTTTCCATATTCTCAtacaatctctctctctctctctctctctctctctctctcttcctctctttttcgctatttatctctctctctctctctctctctcttgttctctatctctcttacTTGGCTTCTCACTCTTTGATTCTAATTTAAACCCCCTTTACTCCACTCTCGAACTATCGATGTTTTGACTGTACATCCGTGTACTACTGTGTGTTTGCCAATGTCCAGCATGccaatctgctgctgcttctgctgcgcGTCGTCGAACGGCCCGATGGAGGGGGCGGAATCGAAGGCGGCCGCCTATCTGCGCCAGAACACCGTCAACCAGTCCGGCGCGGAACGGAACAACTCGGACATGTCCGGTAACGATTCGCTGGTGTACGTCGGACGCGGGCTCGTGCAGCGTTCCGGTAAGTTGTGTGCGCGGCGTTCGGGCACGTTTCCGCGATACCATCGCGATGCAGTTTACAACGCACTGCCGTGGGACCTGAAAATGTAGGAGAGGCAGGAGGTGGGGGAGGGTGTATGTAAATGGGAAGGATGCAGGACAGACTGTCGAGAGGAGAAGGCAATGGAAGGAATGGTGCGAGCGGCCAGCTGTACCTTTTGGCAATCGCAACATGACCCCAACCGTTCTAATACCGCTGTTTCCGCgttctgtttttcttctgcttcatTTTTCCCGTTTGCCCTTTTGTTGCTGTCGGTAGAGATATTGATTCTGGAATCCGAGGATCGGGTTTAGCACCGGCTCCGATCACGTGAACAGCTCCGTCTCGATCGTGAATTCGATCAGCAGTGCGAGAATCGCGCAGGTAAGTAGTGGCACCACTGAACACTGAATAAGCTGCAAATAAAGGTACAAAAGCTGTTTTGTTATGCTGATTGCATTAATAAGGGCGTTAAAAATGAAACTCTTGAcaggattaaaaaaaacctgtgttataaaaaaaaacaaaagaattgtAGAGGAAAATCGTAAAAGTGCCcatattacagggtttacctagccaatccggCATCGTAAATGCGTTATCGGTAGCCGTAAATAACTTGGGCTCTGTCATTTCTATGCGGGCTTTGTAAATTATGATTTgtgcatagaaaaaaaatgagcaGCCTACTCTGGATTTAAGCTTTTTAATACAAAGCTTTTTTCAGCGCGTAGTTTAACTGATCTGTAAAAAGATAATATTTATACTTTCTTAATttctaataaaaatgattcaaatacctgtttaaaaaaaaataagtcaTGCCCATACAATGCAAAATGGTTTTATATAGtttaaataatacaatatGTTGAATGATTGACTAAGGTTACCATTTTCAAATAATATCATACATACTTAATAACGCAATACGCCAGctacgtatttttaaacagTTTTATGGATCACATCCCacggccggtctggtggtacagtcgtcaacacgTACGACATGATAatatacccgtcatgggttcaaggcccgaatggaccgtgctcccatacgtaggacttgactatcctgctatgcgTAATTAGTAAGTCACTAAAAGCTAGGCCCCCACCAGTGGTTCAGGCAGTccttgaagaaaaaaaaagaacaaggcCCGAATATaaatgacagtgcccaattgagggtttacgtcgcccgaatGAGTATTaacggcgaccgataacgcgATTACGATGCCagattggctaggtaaaccctgtattgcaATTTGCAACACATTTTCGCTTGATATAGGTGCAGTGAAACGTTGTGCAAAATCTGCTAAAGCTCTCTTTTCCCTAAGTCGCTAACAGCTCTTTGTTTTCCTCCGCCTCCATTTCCGTCCTCTCCCACTCCCCATCCTCCCTCCTCACCGGCGTTACTCGTTGGCAGATCATCGAAACCGACCCGGATGACGATTCGTTTCGGTTGCGTATCACGTGGTCAAAGCCAACCTCGGCTAACTACTCAAAGACTGCAGGCGGTTGTGATAGCGAACGCTACTCGTAGAACGGACGGCTGCCACCAAGGGATGGTTGAACCAGGATTGAGGGATGGTGACGTATTTTCAAACACAGTCGCACCGCGAAGGACCAAGCAGCACTGCAGCACACAATGTGAAAATAGGTGTGCTCAGAAACGCATCCCGCtacggacaaaaaaaaatcaaggcGCAGTTTAATTCTCTCCTTCACACGAACATTGAGATTGCTGATTATTCTGAACGCTCTTGATCCTGGGTCGCATGGAGCAAGCACACTCCAGAACTCTATTCCCGGTAGTGCGGCAAGGTAGCCGTCTCACGAAGTCGTTTAGATGCTAtaatatgattgaaatgaaatcaatGTCTAACATTTGCTTCCCGTTCGTGCACACCCAGCTCGCAGCAAACTTATCGTTCTGTTGCGTGCAGAGACAACGAAACaaagcgaaaaagaaaacagttgCTGACGGGCATAGAATGACCCGAAgtttctgtgtttgtttttatgtttttggaATAGCGAATAAGGAAAGACGCGTACTTCAAGAGAGTGGCAGCGTTTGTAAGCTGCCCGGTTAATCTAATGTTTAAGGTTGGCATTTTCCGTTTCGATCACTTGCTTTTCCTCACTTTTCCCTGACAACGCAAAGCGGTCAGACAAGTCCATATTCGGTCTCTGATAGCGTACCCATTCGGAAAATGGTTCCGGTTAGTCGGAAAATTGATAAATACTTTCGTAGATGACTGTTGAATCCTTCCCGGGATCCTTACCGGGCTCGTACCATCGACTACCGCTTCCAGGGAAACAGGTCTGGATCTAATAATCTTGATTGGATTGTTcgcctgtgtttgtgtggatgtgcgtgtgtgcgctcAATATTCGAGAACGAAAGAATGGACCATTCTTCCACCCAGCGCACATTGCATCTGTAATATGGTTGAGCTGGGAAAACTTTGACCGGTTTCCATACTCTGATGTACTGTGCATACCAGCCATctggaagaggaagaggagaaagcAAGGAAAGAAGGAAGAGGAAAGTAGAGCAGGGAATACCGATAAAATCCCCGATAATCTCATGTGGACTTTGAAAATCCCAGTGACCATGTGGCAGTCCCAGTGAAGGAGCGTAATAATGAAAGCGTGCTCAGAAGCATAAGTGTGTAAATGCAAACCTGAGGGGAGAAGTGAGGTGCAAGTCTAACAAGCATTTGGGATTAGACTCGGCAAAAGGTAACAAAAGTCCAGCTGCCTCCGGTTTCGGAAGTTACGGTTTCCCCTGCCTCAAGGGACTGGCTCATAAACGTTACGGGTTATGGCAATGTCACATATTGTTTCGTTCTTTTGCATGACCGATAAACAGCGATTAAAGTGAGCAGATACCTCGGCTAACGAGAATGTGGGAAGATGAATTAATGTTGCCTACATTTAAGCTGCTTCTTTCAAGTCAAGAACtgtcacaaacaaacagaaaaacgaAGAATCGGTTGCATAACTGCCCCTACCCATCTGGATGTTTGGCGATGCGGTACTATCTGTTTCTGCTTTCCTTTCTCCTACGCGCGTAACGCGTAACAcccttttgtttgtatttttaccGAGGAGCAGctcccaaaaaagaaaaaaaaaatca is a window from the Anopheles merus strain MAF chromosome X, AmerM5.1, whole genome shotgun sequence genome containing:
- the LOC121595373 gene encoding uncharacterized protein LOC121595373 isoform X3; the protein is MLLCSRWLGNIGRPDHFSPRKPLMTSWSFSIELVAAERRTFRFEKSERKKEKGCPPSLSSLRMTDGPFVYGIELRDPPTAPTELTQYDLLFGPGSLLYRPPNSMAGDYGNELYGTNLSLALGELLRDNISATVIGGTHNLSGDGRSAAGNLPPATGTGTGGARGGDGTFQNQLIIPLYAIIFLLSVVGNLLVILTLAQNKRMRTVTNVYLLNLAISDLLLGVFCMPFTLAGQVLRRFVFGSVMCKLIPYFQAVSVSVAVWTLVAISLERYFAICRPLSSRRWQTQFHAYKMIGLVWTVSFLANSPLGYVQRLLPVGRSTGQMKCREEWPSPAWEKAYVLFHDVGLLFLPLLTMGFAYSMIVSKLWRGLRHEIKHSSLYQQTSRQHGTGGQGGSVGGAPTGAAAGSVGTASGEQHCTGDKGKPPKPAGGKRHEPGFVLTSSLKKAPFKSSTAVVNFASNNNTINKSNFSGAGSGSSSNGAGSSGSSNGSNGGGCNGSGADLRTHYCGGAGCETRPGRLRGFRHFFAKQHHQHVGLCRNQRYQRNSTTAAPEGLPELAETKFDESASVGQQHPYLHCHCHHAHGYNHHHHRLPTSTIVKSTQQDAKHEIVLGTGEPGPGLEPAGDAVLLPGAPAGSAATAPETGQGDCDPSALNPDPAYQFSRHAIRSTYMDKSIEAKKKVIRMLFVIIVEFFVCWAPLHILNTVYLYSPTFVYQYVNSSGIALVQLMAYISSCCNPITYCFMNRRFRQAFLGVFSCYRKRMPICCCFCCASSNGPMEGAESKAAAYLRQNTVNQSGAERNNSDMSGNDSLVYVGRGLVQRSEILILESEDRV
- the LOC121595373 gene encoding uncharacterized protein LOC121595373 isoform X5; amino-acid sequence: MLLCSRWLGNIGRPDHFSPRKPLMTSWSFSIELVAAERRTFRFEKSERKKEKGCPPSLSSLRMTDGPFVYGIELRDPPTAPTELTQYDLLFGPGSLLYRPPNSMAGDYGNELYGTNLSLALGELLRDNISATVIGGTHNLSGDGRSAAGNLPPATGTGTGGARGGDGTFQNQLIIPLYAIIFLLSVVGNLLVILTLAQNKRMRTVTNVYLLNLAISDLLLGVFCMPFTLAGQVLRRFVFGSVMCKLIPYFQAVSVSVAVWTLVAISLERYFAICRPLSSRRWQTQFHAYKMIGLVWTVSFLANSPLGYVQRLLPVGRSTGQMKCREEWPSPAWEKAYVLFHDVGLLFLPLLTMGFAYSMIVSKLWRGLRHEIKHSSLYQQTSRQHGTGGQGGSVGGAPTGAAAGSVGTASGEQHCTGDKGKPPKPAGGKRHEPGFVLTSSLKKAPFKSSTAVVNFASNNNTINKSNFSGAGSGSSSNGAGSSGSSNGSNGGGCNGSGADLRTHYCGGAGCETRPGRLRGFRHFFAKQHHQHVGLCRNQRYQRNSTTAAPEGLPELAETKFDESASVGQQHPYLHCHCHHAHGYNHHHHRLPTSTIVKSTQQDAKHEIVLGTGEPGPGLEPAGDAVLLPGAPAGSAATAPETGQGDCDPSALNPDPAYQFSRHAIRSTYMDKSIEAKKKVIRMLFVIIVEFFVCWAPLHILNTVYLYSPTFVYQYVNSSGIALVQLMAYISSCCNPITYCFMNRRFRQAFLGVFSCYRKRDIDSGIRGSGLAPAPIT
- the LOC121595373 gene encoding uncharacterized protein LOC121595373 isoform X1 gives rise to the protein MLLCSRWLGNIGRPDHFSPRKPLMTSWSFSIELVAAERRTFRFEKSERKKEKGCPPSLSSLRMTDGPFVYGIELRDPPTAPTELTQYDLLFGPGSLLYRPPNSMAGDYGNELYGTNLSLALGELLRDNISATVIGGTHNLSGDGRSAAGNLPPATGTGTGGARGGDGTFQNQLIIPLYAIIFLLSVVGNLLVILTLAQNKRMRTVTNVYLLNLAISDLLLGVFCMPFTLAGQVLRRFVFGSVMCKLIPYFQAVSVSVAVWTLVAISLERYFAICRPLSSRRWQTQFHAYKMIGLVWTVSFLANSPLGYVQRLLPVGRSTGQMKCREEWPSPAWEKAYVLFHDVGLLFLPLLTMGFAYSMIVSKLWRGLRHEIKHSSLYQQTSRQHGTGGQGGSVGGAPTGAAAGSVGTASGEQHCTGDKGKPPKPAGGKRHEPGFVLTSSLKKAPFKSSTAVVNFASNNNTINKSNFSGAGSGSSSNGAGSSGSSNGSNGGGCNGSGADLRTHYCGGAGCETRPGRLRGFRHFFAKQHHQHVGLCRNQRYQRNSTTAAPEGLPELAETKFDESASVGQQHPYLHCHCHHAHGYNHHHHRLPTSTIVKSTQQDAKHEIVLGTGEPGPGLEPAGDAVLLPGAPAGSAATAPETGQGDCDPSALNPDPAYQFSRHAIRSTYMDKSIEAKKKVIRMLFVIIVEFFVCWAPLHILNTVYLYSPTFVYQYVNSSGIALVQLMAYISSCCNPITYCFMNRRFRQAFLGVFSCYRKRMPICCCFCCASSNGPMEGAESKAAAYLRQNTVNQSGAERNNSDMSGNDSLVYVGRGLVQRSGKLCARRSGTFPRYHRDAVYNALPWDLKM